The following proteins are encoded in a genomic region of Gossypium hirsutum isolate 1008001.06 chromosome D05, Gossypium_hirsutum_v2.1, whole genome shotgun sequence:
- the LOC107906628 gene encoding protein SMAX1-LIKE 6 → MPTSVTAARQFLTEEAARALDEAVAVARRRSHAQTTSLHAVSALLSLPSSTLRDACARARSSAYPSRLQFRALELSVGVSLDRLPSSKSVEDPPISNSLMAAIKRSQASQRRHPESYHLQQLHSSNNNTNATGCSQTPSVLKVELKYLILSILDDPIVSRVFGDAGFRSCDIKLALVRPPVTQVSSRFSRAHCPPIFLCNLADSISGRVGYNLLFPGQEDGIDENCKRISEVMGKKSGKNPLLVGVCAMEALRVFTESLTKGKAGILDGDLAGLIPISIEKEINEGNEENLGLKFKEMEAILEKCDGSGGGVVLQVGDLKGLILDGVSSDVATSLVLKLTGLMEVYRRKLWLIGAVDSVEIYRKFSDKFPNIEKDWDLQLLPITSSKSSFDGAYPKSSLMRSFVPFGGLFPTPSDLRSPLSGRDQSSPRCNLCNEKYEQELDAFLKVGSTVSVADQYSENLPSWLRMAAVDTSKGEDAAKANAGETMLSAKVLGLQNKWNDICQRLHCAPTFPKLDIHPSASQVAIVEGPQFPTDKKQRSGGDLSINGSLFPNQSPSRQIQMQQIFLPNHTTSISCTSAAKNMNFQSRLHADVSSLAQQTEKDVPWLTHHRHQRLSSCSGPSPSSFVPPVTTDLKLGTIYASTSQESNSTKSPNHQEHLQRFSGSVSAEFDANSENTSYQFAQSSSCSGLTSGEQFDLGDYKSIRKVLAEKVGWQDEAVNSVSQAVSQLRHRYRSSRGVNCKGDMWLTFLGPDRVGKRRIASALAEVLFGKQEYFISVDLSSQDKVSHSDSIFECEELNGYDVKFRGKTVSDFIAEELRKKPHSVVFLENVDKADFCVQHSLDLAIRTGKFPDSHGREISINNMVLITTSAITKGNMHILPEKEHMKFPEERVLGAKNWQMQILVASVTDDASRSNDTGIRVTTIKEAFSSTSANKRKLINTSESSELEKTDTQEREPKVSRSCLDLNFPVEETDEADIDLGPSKSESLSENSEVWLEEFFSQVYKKIHFKSFDFDGLANKIVKEISSQFQRTVGSEVLLEINEEVMVQILAAVWFSDKKGALEDWVANVLGRSFAEAEQKYNLNPQSVVKLVACEGSVVKEQAPGICLPAKISLS, encoded by the exons ATGCCGACGTCGGTAACCGCAGCTCGGCAATTCTTAACTGAAGAAGCGGCACGTGCTTTGGACGAAGCTGTGGCCGTAGCGCGTCGAAGGAGCCATGCACAGACGACATCACTCCACGCGGTGTCGGCGCTGCTTTCCTTACCGTCGTCTACTCTCCGAGATGCATGTGCACGTGCACGTAGCAGCGCGTACCCGTCCCGGCTTCAATTCCGCGCGCTGGAGCTTTCCGTCGGGGTTTCACTAGACCGCTTACCTTCGTCGAAGTCCGTCGAGGACCCTCCGATCTCTAACTCACTGATGGCGGCAATTAAACGGTCACAAGCCAGTCAACGGCGTCATCCAGAAAGTTACCATTTACAACAGTTACACAGTAGCAATAATAACACTAACGCCACCGGTTGCTCCCAAACGCCGTCAGTTTTGAAGGTTGAgcttaaatacttaattttatcGATTCTGGATGATCCGATTGTTAGTCGGGTTTTCGGGGATGCTGGGTTTCGGAGCTGTGACATAAAGTTAGCTTTAGTTCGCCCGCCGGTAACTCAAGTTTCTTCTCGGTTTTCCCGTGCCCATTGCCCGCCTATATTTTTGTGCAACTTAGCGGATTCAATTTCTGGTAGGGTCGGGTATAATTTGCTGTTTCCGGGTCAAGAAGATGGGATTGATGAGAATTGTAAGAGAATTAGCGAAGTCATGGGTAAAAAGAGCGGAAAAAATCCTTTGCTTGTTGGAGTTTGTGCCATGGAAGCTTTGAGGGTTTTTACAGAGAGTTTAACAAAGGGGAAAGCTGGTATCTTGGATGGGGATTTGGCTGGGCTGATTCCAATATCGATTGAAAAGGAGATAAATGAGGGAAATGAGGAGAATTTGGGGTTAAAGTTTAAGGAAATggaagcaattttggagaagtgcGATGGGTCTGGAGGAGGGGTGGTTTTACAAGTTGGAGATTTAAAAGGATTGATTTTGGATGGGGTCTCAAGTGATGTGGCTACTTCTTTGGTTCTCAAGTTAACTGGTTTAATGGAAGTTTATAGAAGGAAACTATGGTTGATTGGGGCTGTAGACAGTGTTGAAATATATAGGAAGTTTTCTGATAAGTTTCCCAATATAGAAAAAGATTGGGATTTGCAATTGTTACCCATTACTTCTTCCAAGAGTTCTTTTGATGGGGCTTACCCCAAATCCAG CTTGATGAGGTCGTTTGTTCCATTTGGTGGCTTATTTCCTACACCTTCAGATTTGAGGAGTCCTTTAAGCGGCAGAGACCAGTCTAGTCCTCGATGTAACCTTTGCAATGAGAAGTATGAGCAAGAACTTGATGCCTTTCTGAAGGTAGGATCAACAGTTTCAGTTGCAGATCAATATTCGGAGAACTTGCCTTCTTGGTTACGAATGGCAGCAGTTGACACAAGCAAAGGAGAGGATGCGGCAAAG GCTAATGCTGGTGAAACCATGTTGAGTGCTAAAGTTTTGGGGTTGCAGAATAAATGGAATGATATTTGCCAACGTCTCCACTGCGCTCCGACATTCCCCAAGTTAGATATTCACCCCTCTGCGTCTCAAGTTGCAATAGTCGAGGGCCCTCAGTTTCCCACAGATAAGAAGCAAAGAAGTGGCGGAGACCTGTCTATCAATGGAAGTCTTTTCCCCAATCAAAGTCCCAGCAGACAAATTCAAATGCAACAGATCTTTCTACCTAACCATACTACATCGATATCATGTACTTCTGCCGCTAAGAATATGAATTTCCAGTCCAGGTTACATGCAGATGTTTCAAGCCTAGCTCAGCAGACTGAAAAAGATGTGCCCTGGCTTACCCATCATCGTCATCAACGTCTGAGCTCCTGTTCTGGACCCTCACCATCATCATTTGTTCCCCCCGTCACAACGGATTTAAAGTTGGGAACAATTTATGCATCAACCAGTCAGGAATCAAACAGCACAAAATCGCCAAATCATCAAGAACATCTTCAGCGCTTCTCAGGTTCCGTATCCGCAGAATTTGATGCAAATAGCGAGAATACTTCATATCAGTTTGCCCAATCTTCGTCATGCTCTGGTCTTACATCAGGAGAGCAGTTTGATCTAGGAGATTACAAGTCCATTAGGAAAGTTCTTGCTGAAAAAGTTGGCTGGCAAGATGAAGCTGTAAATTCTGTCAGCCAAGCTGTATCCCAATTAAGGCATAGGTATCGAAGCTCCCGTGGCGTGAACTGTAAAGGGGATATGTGGCTTACTTTCCTTGGACCTGACAGAGTTGGGAAAAGAAGAATTGCTTCAGCACTTGCGGAGGTACTATTTGGCAAGCAGGAATACTTCATATCTGTGGATTTGAGCTCACAAGACAAAGTTAGCCACTCAGACTCAATCTTTGAATGTGAAGAGTTAAATGGTTATGATGTGAAGTTTAGAGGGAAAACGGTTTCCGACTTCATTGCTGAGGAGCTAAGAAAGAAACCCCATTCCGTGGTCTTCCTTGAAAATGTGGATAAGGCTGATTTCTGTGTCCAGCATAGTTTGGACCTGGCTATCAGAACAGGTAAATTTCCGGATTCGCATGGGAGAGAAATAAGCATCAACAATATGGTTCTTATAACGACGTCAGCCATAACTAAAGGTAATATGCATATTCTCCCCGAGAAGGAACACATGAAATTCCCCGAAGAAAGAGTACTCGGAGCCAAAAATTGGCAAATGCAGATCTTAGTTGCTTCTGTTACTGATGATGCAAGCAGAAGCAACGACACAGGTATCAGAGTAACGACCATAAAAGAAGCTTTTAGTTCTACATCTGCTAATAAAAGAAAGCTGATCAACACTTCCGAGTCATCTGAGCTAGAAAAAACAGACACACAAGAACGAGAACCCAAAGTGTCTAGATCTTGTTTGGATTTAAATTTTCCGGTGGAGGAGACCGATGAGGCAGACATTGATTTGGGGCCGTCAAAAAGCGAGTCCTTGTCTGAGAACTCAGAAGTTTGGTTGGAAGAATTCTTTAGCCAAGTATATAAAAAGATACATTTCAAGTCATTCGATTTCGATGGACTTGCCAATAAAATTGTAAAGGAAATCAGCTCACAATTTCAAAGGACAGTTGGAAGTGAAGTTCTGTTGGAGATTAATGAAGAAGTGATGGTACAAATACTTGCTGCTGTCTGGTTTTCGGACAAAAAGGGAGCTCTAGAAGATTGGGTTGCAAATGTGCTGGGAAGAAGCTTTGCTGAGGCTGAGCAAAAATACAACCTCAATCCTCAATCAGTTGTGAAACTAGTTGCATGTGAAGGTAGTGTGGTGAAGGAACAAGCTCCCGGAATATGTCTTCCTGCAAAAATTAGTCTGAGCtga